Proteins from a genomic interval of Pueribacillus theae:
- a CDS encoding nucleotidyltransferase-like protein, with protein METVFSNLYKERIGHPDTLGILIIEETDQMELIKYSFDVIILIIVENLHPSWLVKHYYIHNKKTGIFTFSDKCINDQLFAASNRHILEWFLSGETKYERDDYVKKIKTRLIEFPVEDREKKIGIEFAKFIVQFSEGKQLFASNQYLDAFHHILKALHHLARIAVLEYGLYPEVTVWDQVKKIKPEIYKLYAELIGSQEPLEKRIELLLLAHSVSLNMNAEIGGRHLLKVMKTKDTFWPISEIMNHPDLKDYGFELFPLIEHLIKMSLIEVKKLQSQNTDIFYFMYFPAENKNKKYG; from the coding sequence ATGGAAACTGTTTTCTCAAATCTTTATAAAGAAAGAATCGGCCATCCTGACACATTGGGTATTTTAATAATAGAAGAAACAGATCAAATGGAGTTAATAAAATATTCATTTGATGTCATCATTCTTATTATTGTAGAAAATCTTCACCCGTCATGGTTAGTAAAACATTATTACATTCATAATAAAAAGACAGGTATATTCACCTTTAGTGATAAATGCATAAATGATCAGCTGTTCGCAGCCAGTAACAGGCATATACTTGAATGGTTTTTAAGTGGTGAAACGAAATATGAGCGTGACGACTATGTTAAAAAAATTAAAACGCGATTGATTGAATTTCCTGTGGAAGATCGCGAGAAAAAAATCGGCATTGAATTTGCGAAGTTTATTGTACAATTTTCTGAAGGAAAACAGCTTTTTGCCTCCAATCAATATTTGGACGCTTTTCATCATATTTTGAAAGCACTCCATCACTTAGCACGCATAGCTGTTCTTGAATATGGGTTATATCCTGAAGTGACAGTATGGGATCAAGTGAAAAAAATTAAGCCGGAAATTTATAAGCTTTACGCTGAGCTTATAGGAAGCCAGGAACCGCTTGAAAAAAGAATTGAACTTCTTTTATTGGCTCATTCTGTATCATTAAACATGAATGCAGAAATCGGCGGTCGCCACTTATTGAAAGTAATGAAAACGAAAGATACGTTTTGGCCAATTTCTGAAATCATGAATCATCCTGATTTGAAAGATTACGGATTTGAACTATTTCCTTTAATTGAGCATCTAATTAAGATGAGTCTTATAGAAGTGAAGAAACTTCAATCTCAGAATACTGACATCTTTTATTTCATGTATTTTCCGGCCGAAAACAAAAATAAAAAATATGGTTGA
- a CDS encoding YgzB family protein: protein MSIKYSNKINKIRTFALALIFIGIIIMYLGIFFRTSMLVMSIFMILGFLAVLSSALVYAWIGMLSTRAVQVTCPSCKKVTKMLGRVDACMYCKEPLTLDPELEGKEFDEKYNRKKGYLKS, encoded by the coding sequence ATGTCAATTAAATATTCAAACAAAATTAATAAAATAAGAACTTTCGCTTTGGCGTTAATTTTTATCGGCATCATTATCATGTATTTAGGAATTTTCTTTCGAACCTCAATGCTTGTCATGTCCATTTTTATGATATTAGGGTTCCTTGCCGTCTTATCCAGTGCGCTCGTCTATGCATGGATAGGAATGCTCTCGACGCGTGCTGTGCAAGTAACTTGTCCATCATGTAAAAAAGTGACGAAAATGCTGGGGCGGGTTGACGCATGCATGTACTGCAAAGAGCCGCTCACCCTTGATCCGGAGTTAGAAGGAAAGGAATTTGACGAAAAATACAACCGAAAAAAAGGATATTTAAAAAGCTGA
- the perR gene encoding peroxide-responsive transcriptional repressor PerR — MAMSSVLNEAVDKLKSSGVRITPQRHAILEFLIDSMSHPTADDIYKALEGKFPNMSVATVYNNLRVFKEVGLVNELTYGDSSSRFDYVTTNHYHIICENCGDIRDFHYPGLDEIESVAESVTGFKVGNHRMEVYGLCPDCQKASKH; from the coding sequence ATGGCGATGTCATCAGTGTTAAATGAAGCGGTTGACAAGCTTAAAAGCTCTGGAGTGCGGATTACTCCACAACGTCATGCGATATTGGAATTTCTAATTGATTCCATGTCACATCCGACAGCGGATGATATATATAAGGCTTTGGAAGGTAAATTTCCGAATATGAGTGTCGCAACAGTCTACAACAATTTGCGCGTCTTTAAAGAAGTCGGACTTGTTAATGAACTGACATATGGTGATTCTTCAAGCCGATTCGATTATGTTACAACCAATCACTACCATATTATTTGTGAAAACTGTGGCGATATTCGCGACTTCCATTACCCTGGTTTGGATGAAATTGAGTCAGTCGCCGAATCCGTTACAGGCTTTAAGGTTGGAAACCATCGTATGGAGGTTTACGGGCTTTGTCCAGATTGCCAAAAGGCATCGAAACATTAA
- a CDS encoding D-2-hydroxyacid dehydrogenase: MKIVSSDLIKRSIQKDVKEKYPEIEFVFCRNIEEAEPELKDAEVLLTYGNDITDSHIEQAYNLKWIMVMSAGIERMPFEKIAEKQILLTNSSGIHAIPMAEYTIANMLNVYRKVPVLLKNQENRVWDRVRMQEISGKTIAVIGAGAIGKEIARLSKAFRMTTLGYNRSGRQAENFDEMFCGDQLKDLLPRADFVVSVLPGTKATENLFGKEQFKAMKKEAVFINIGRGSTVCENALIEALHNGEIAHAVLDVFKKEPLDDNSPLWSMENVTITPHVSGVSPAYQDRVFEIFEHNLSVYRSGNGNYINQVDLKKGY; this comes from the coding sequence GTGAAAATTGTTTCATCTGATCTTATAAAACGCTCGATTCAAAAAGATGTTAAGGAAAAGTATCCAGAAATTGAGTTTGTCTTTTGCAGAAACATTGAAGAGGCTGAACCAGAACTAAAGGATGCAGAAGTTCTTCTTACGTATGGTAATGACATTACAGACAGCCATATAGAACAAGCCTATAATCTAAAATGGATTATGGTCATGTCAGCAGGAATTGAACGCATGCCATTTGAAAAAATTGCAGAAAAACAAATTCTTCTTACAAATTCTTCCGGGATCCATGCGATTCCAATGGCCGAATATACAATTGCAAATATGTTGAATGTCTATAGGAAAGTGCCGGTTTTACTGAAAAACCAGGAAAATCGAGTGTGGGATCGCGTTAGAATGCAAGAAATTTCTGGGAAGACGATTGCTGTAATAGGGGCAGGTGCAATTGGAAAAGAAATTGCTAGGCTTTCAAAAGCATTTCGCATGACAACACTTGGCTACAACCGTAGTGGAAGACAGGCAGAAAACTTTGATGAAATGTTTTGTGGGGATCAGCTTAAAGACTTATTGCCAAGAGCAGATTTTGTTGTTTCTGTTTTACCAGGGACAAAGGCGACGGAAAATTTGTTTGGAAAAGAACAATTTAAAGCCATGAAAAAAGAAGCTGTTTTTATTAATATCGGCCGCGGATCGACAGTTTGTGAAAATGCTTTAATCGAAGCGCTTCATAATGGAGAAATTGCTCACGCTGTTCTAGATGTATTTAAAAAAGAACCGCTTGATGACAACTCTCCATTATGGTCTATGGAAAATGTGACCATTACACCTCACGTGTCAGGTGTATCACCGGCTTACCAAGATCGTGTCTTTGAAATTTTCGAACATAATTTATCGGTTTATCGGAGCGGTAATGGGAATTATATCAATCAAGTCGATCTTAAGAAAGGATATTAA
- a CDS encoding glutamate-1-semialdehyde 2,1-aminomutase — translation MNKMNSEKLHEEAQDHIVGGVNSPSRSYKAVGGGSPIYMERAKGAYFWDVDGNQYIDYLAAYGPIITGHAHPHITKAIKQTAENGVLYGTPTKLENEFAKTLKQAIPSLEKVRFTNSGTEAVMTTIRVARAYTGRDKIIKFAGCYHGHSDLVLVAAGSGPSTLGTPDSAGVPKSIARDVITVPFNNIEAFREALEHWGNETAAVLVEPIVGNFGIVQPKKGFLEEVNRLAHEYGALVIYDEVITGFRFTYGSAQQILGIEPDMTALGKIIGGGLPIGAYGGRKEIMEQVAPLGPAYQAGTMAGNPLSMAAGLACLEILEDKHVYQEMDRLGKKLEEGLLSLARENHIPITINRLKGALTVFFTDKEVTNYEEAEQSDSEQFAKFFKLMLSQGINLAPSKYEAWFLTTEHTDEEIEKTLEAAEFAFGSM, via the coding sequence ATGAATAAGATGAATTCAGAAAAACTGCACGAAGAAGCACAAGACCATATCGTAGGAGGCGTCAACAGCCCATCACGTTCGTACAAAGCAGTAGGAGGCGGATCCCCAATCTATATGGAGCGGGCGAAAGGCGCTTACTTTTGGGATGTTGACGGCAATCAATACATCGATTACCTCGCGGCATATGGCCCAATCATTACCGGACATGCACATCCGCATATCACAAAAGCAATTAAACAAACAGCGGAAAATGGTGTACTGTATGGAACACCGACAAAACTGGAAAATGAATTTGCCAAAACATTAAAACAAGCAATTCCTTCATTGGAAAAAGTCCGCTTCACAAATTCGGGAACAGAAGCAGTCATGACGACCATTCGCGTCGCGAGAGCTTATACGGGAAGAGATAAAATTATAAAGTTCGCCGGTTGCTATCACGGCCACTCCGATCTCGTTCTCGTTGCGGCAGGCTCAGGTCCTTCAACCCTTGGAACGCCGGATTCCGCCGGTGTCCCAAAGTCAATTGCCCGCGATGTCATTACTGTGCCGTTTAATAATATCGAAGCATTTCGCGAAGCGCTTGAGCATTGGGGTAACGAAACAGCAGCTGTTCTCGTGGAGCCAATTGTCGGGAACTTCGGCATCGTACAACCTAAAAAAGGTTTCCTTGAAGAAGTGAATCGCCTTGCGCATGAATATGGGGCGCTTGTTATATACGATGAAGTGATTACCGGATTTCGGTTTACATACGGCAGTGCACAACAGATCCTAGGTATTGAGCCTGACATGACCGCCCTTGGAAAAATTATTGGCGGCGGATTGCCGATCGGAGCCTACGGTGGGAGAAAAGAAATTATGGAGCAGGTTGCACCGCTCGGACCTGCATACCAGGCAGGCACAATGGCGGGAAATCCACTATCAATGGCAGCAGGGCTCGCTTGTTTAGAAATTCTTGAAGATAAACATGTCTATCAAGAAATGGATCGGCTTGGAAAGAAACTAGAAGAAGGCTTGCTTTCCCTTGCCAGAGAAAATCATATTCCAATCACGATTAATCGTTTAAAGGGAGCGCTGACCGTCTTCTTTACAGATAAAGAAGTGACAAACTATGAAGAAGCTGAGCAAAGTGACAGCGAACAATTTGCAAAGTTTTTCAAACTGATGCTCAGCCAAGGAATCAACCTCGCCCCTTCTAAATACGAAGCGTGGTTTTTAACGACAGAGCATACGGATGAAGAGATCGAAAAAACATTGGAAGCAGCTGAATTTGCATTTGGCTCAATGTAA
- a CDS encoding aromatic acid exporter family protein has protein sequence MKFGARILKTGIAIALSLYVAMLLHLEPVTFAAVSAVFAVQPSVYRSYQTIIDQFQANIIGAVVAIIFVLTLGNEPFIIGIAAMLIIAISIKLKTEKTIPLAIVTLILIMETTNGNFFEFSLSRLAVIMVGVLCSFVVNLFFLPPKHETKLFQKITTTTEYMTQWIRLISRHDAEHLALKEDLTRLREEIIEINQLYLLYKEERGYFKKNEYTKGRKLVLFRQMINTLEKALNVLRNLNFQEQKILDLPDEMQELLREQLDYLTQFHERTLLKYSGKVRHESNEEILSEIEKGESALTEQFVTYNEKNTLPKEDWTELFQTIGLIIGYKDHLKHLDLLIDSFYTYHPDETVLNGE, from the coding sequence ATGAAATTTGGCGCTCGAATTTTAAAAACTGGTATAGCGATTGCACTTTCCTTATATGTAGCCATGCTATTGCACTTAGAACCAGTAACATTTGCGGCAGTTTCGGCGGTGTTTGCGGTACAGCCGTCTGTTTATCGTTCTTACCAAACAATTATTGATCAGTTCCAAGCGAATATTATTGGGGCTGTTGTTGCGATTATTTTTGTGCTTACATTAGGTAACGAACCATTCATTATCGGAATTGCAGCCATGTTAATTATCGCAATTAGTATTAAGCTGAAAACGGAAAAAACCATTCCGCTTGCTATTGTCACTCTTATTCTTATTATGGAAACGACGAACGGGAATTTCTTCGAATTTTCCCTTTCTCGTTTAGCTGTTATTATGGTCGGCGTATTATGCTCATTTGTCGTGAACTTATTCTTTTTGCCTCCAAAACATGAAACGAAGCTCTTTCAAAAAATTACTACCACTACAGAATATATGACACAATGGATTCGCTTGATCAGCCGCCACGATGCGGAGCACTTAGCTTTAAAAGAAGATTTGACGAGGTTGAGAGAAGAAATCATCGAAATCAATCAACTTTACCTTCTATATAAAGAAGAAAGAGGCTATTTCAAAAAAAATGAATATACAAAAGGCCGGAAGCTCGTCTTATTTAGGCAAATGATCAACACATTGGAAAAAGCTCTAAATGTCCTTAGAAATTTGAATTTCCAAGAGCAAAAAATTCTTGACTTGCCTGATGAAATGCAGGAACTTCTAAGAGAACAACTTGACTACTTAACCCAATTCCATGAACGGACACTTTTAAAATACAGTGGAAAAGTCAGACATGAATCAAACGAAGAAATATTGTCAGAAATTGAAAAGGGAGAAAGTGCGTTAACCGAGCAATTCGTTACTTATAATGAAAAGAATACTCTTCCTAAAGAAGATTGGACAGAGCTTTTTCAAACAATTGGCCTTATTATCGGCTATAAAGACCATTTAAAACATCTCGATTTACTGATTGACAGCTTTTACACTTATCATCCCGATGAAACAGTGTTAAATGGGGAATAA
- a CDS encoding NAD(P)H-dependent flavin oxidoreductase, producing the protein MSNIPTVLKGLRFPVIGSPLFIISNPKLLIEQCKAGIVGSMPALNARPASQLDEWLAEITEELASYNARNPDRPAAPFAINQIVHRSNERLEHDMELCVKYKVPIIITSLGAREEIYDAAHSYGAPVLHDVINNTFAHKAIDKGADGLIAVAAGAGGHAGTKSPFALIQEIRQWFDGPLALSGSIATGDGILAAQAMGADFAYIGSPFIATHEARAVDGYKQMIVESTSDDIVYSNLFTGVHGNYLAPSIKAAGLDPNALPESDPSKMSFAEGKKKAWKDIWGCGQGIGAINEVTHAAALIDKLYNEYVAAKERLFNSVNSTSGTGSRS; encoded by the coding sequence ATGTCAAACATTCCAACAGTACTTAAAGGATTGCGCTTTCCTGTCATCGGTTCACCGCTATTTATTATCAGTAATCCCAAGTTGCTCATTGAGCAATGCAAGGCAGGGATTGTAGGATCGATGCCAGCGTTAAATGCGAGACCCGCTTCACAGCTTGACGAATGGTTAGCGGAAATTACGGAGGAGCTCGCTTCTTACAACGCGCGCAACCCGGATCGGCCAGCAGCACCGTTTGCGATTAATCAAATCGTGCACAGGTCCAATGAGCGGCTAGAGCATGATATGGAACTATGTGTGAAATACAAAGTACCGATTATTATTACTTCTTTGGGCGCGCGCGAGGAAATCTATGATGCGGCACACAGCTATGGAGCACCAGTATTGCATGACGTGATCAATAACACGTTTGCACACAAGGCAATTGACAAAGGGGCAGATGGTTTGATTGCAGTAGCAGCAGGAGCGGGCGGCCATGCAGGAACGAAAAGCCCGTTTGCTTTAATTCAAGAAATCAGGCAATGGTTTGATGGCCCGCTTGCTTTGTCAGGATCCATCGCAACTGGAGACGGAATATTGGCTGCTCAAGCGATGGGAGCTGATTTTGCCTATATCGGCTCTCCGTTTATTGCCACTCACGAAGCACGTGCTGTGGATGGCTATAAGCAAATGATTGTTGAAAGCACATCTGATGATATTGTTTACAGCAATCTCTTCACTGGTGTCCATGGAAATTATTTGGCGCCATCAATCAAGGCTGCAGGCCTTGATCCTAACGCTCTGCCTGAAAGTGACCCATCTAAGATGAGTTTTGCTGAAGGGAAGAAGAAGGCATGGAAGGATATTTGGGGATGCGGACAAGGTATTGGCGCAATTAATGAGGTAACTCATGCAGCGGCACTTATTGATAAGCTATATAACGAGTACGTAGCAGCTAAGGAAAGATTATTCAATTCCGTGAATTCTACTAGCGGAACAGGTTCCCGTTCTTAA